The Erigeron canadensis isolate Cc75 chromosome 1, C_canadensis_v1, whole genome shotgun sequence genome segment TGGAGGAAAAGAGCCAAAAACAGGACATCAGCATCAAAAGAAACCAACGGCATGCaattgatggatttgttttaCTTCAAATTCTGTGAATTGTACTAAACTTGGGACTTGTACGTAATAAGGGAGTGGGTATAGTTTCATATATTatacttacatagttacatgcTCCATATGTTGGTATGTATAATGGAATGAGATGAAGGTTTAGGTCTGCCCTAACCTTCCTTAACTCCACATAACTAACCATTAAAGCATAACGGCAAGTAAATGAGACTGAAAAATGACTTAGTATGAACAGACTGGCAATGgtgctagaaaaaaaaaactgttacTAAATGAGTAACATGAACACATGCAGGCGTGTGGTTGGATCTCGAAATTTTCAGGTGACACGTCTAACTGAAAATATAGAACACGAACATGATGCTTGACTGCTTGTGATGCTTAATTTGCACTCTCAGACTCTCAGTGGGTGCAACACGGCTGCTTCATACATTCAAATTGGTACGTTCTGATGCCATTTAATTTATGACATAGTTGATTATAATCCTAATAGAAGacttatatatagattttgcaTTTCAAAAAAATCCCGAAAAAAAGGTTATATATTTACCGAAATTTCCTAACAAGGTTACAACGGGTCAAGGGGAATGTAAGATGTTTTTGAACAAAAAAAGGGATTACTGGATTAGAACTTAACTTTTGTCAGAAAAAAGTAACACAActtcattaattttaaaaacaaagtaaaataatatccaaaatgttttaaaaatagataACAAATAATCCAAAATTTTCTAATTGAGGAACCAAATTTAGTGttcataaaagtaaatattgcCTTTTTTTGCTAATTTTGAAACTTATGTTCCTCTATGTTAAAAATACTTTCGGTTCCCCTAAATAGGAAATTTATGTAAGTATTTTACACAAGGGTATATATAGACTCATATACGTAACCTAAATCAAATCCTACACACACCCGCACCTAAATTTGGTCGTCCGACCTACATTTGCATTCTAACACTATTCAAGCATGATAATGGTAGTATTGTACCATCTCCAAAATATATAGCAGCAAAGAAGCTTTACATTAGAAATCAGAAATCAGGTATCTGGAAATTCACACATAAGTACATAGGAATACAGCTTCCTGTAACTTTATTTATAAGCTGAGAATACACAAAATCTATAGGTCACAAATTTAACCGATTCACAAATTAATGGTTCATTATGAGTTGTATTTTGAATTAGATGAattgaataaaataaatttaagcaAAAAGGGGAGCATTTCAGGAGGGTAAGAGGGTCCAAAGTTGGTCAAAATCTGattttaatgcatacaacctcctatataatttaaattattgCAGATTATTATCAGTGTACTTGTAAAGTTGTAATCATGAAACGAGCCATTTGATCCTTGCTACAACTATCCTGTTTCAAACCCGGCCACCATGACTCATTAAACACTCAGTCCAACCTACTCATCTCAACACCTCAAATAGACCTCCACACCtcagataaaaacaaaaacacaaacagTGTGAAAATGTGAATAGTGCATAGGCACAGAGCATAACTTGTTAACAGTTATAGATAGTCCCAACCTATGGATGTAGCCAAATAAATGCACAATTAGTTAATGGTTACAAATATTTCCCAACTAAGAAAGGTGAATTTACTACACTTGAAATTACAGTGTAGTCAGGAAAGTTTGGTGTAATCAGAATTAAAAGTAGACAGGCATCACAGAAGAAGCTCATTTTCTACAAACTAATTCACTGGACAAAGATAACCAACCTCAATGAACAATTGGTAACTAAGGAGTAATTAAGAcaagattattaaaaaaatcttccTATGATCCAACAGACAATGCAGATAATCTTAACATTCAGATATACAAACAATCAAGATATATCTTAACCAtaattctattaaaaaaaatccaattaaAGATCACAGAGACCAGAAGCATCAACATTATAACACATAAACAGAAAGTACACGGACTAACCCTCTGAACACTGAAGAGCTTTACCCGTGGAGACTGAAGAATTTCTCAATTGccctcttttcttctttatgtCACCACGCTCTGCTGCAGCCCATGACTTCAATGAAGAACAAGGCTGAAACTTCTTCCACACATCACCATCACCATTATGAATCAGAGACTTGTTTGTAATTATGTTATCACCACTCATCAATGACTTGCCTTTCTTATCGCCAACTTCCCAAACATTCTTTCTCCTATACAACGTCTTTTCAGATATCCAAGATCGGTTACTTGTATCGATAATGGTAACCTCTGTTTTCAAAGACCCTGAAAGATCCAAATCACCTTTCTCCTCCACTTTTACGTGCTCCCCTGACTTTCTCTCTCGATTTACTTCCCTAACAGTCCGTTTACGTTTTAAAGTCCTAGCCAATGGGAACAGCgctatctttaaatcttgattgACTTTCTTGACTGTTCGTCTACGTTTCACAGTCCATTTCAACGGAAACGACCATGAAATCTTGTCTGAATTCCTTAAATTTCTCTTAGTATTTTCAGTGAGCTCTGAAAATACATCATTAAACCCACGCATCGCGCTATCAGCAGATTTATCAAGATCATTTCTTGTAACGGTGGGAGCAAGATCGCGATCTACATGCTTGTACAATCCAGAAAGAAAGCCTTCAAGGTCAGTATCATCGGTATCTGGAAACCCTTTGGAGGCATGGAGACGGCGAAGCCAATTAGATGTTTGCGCGATTGTCCAAATAGGGGAACTCATTGATTGGAGGCGGTTGTGATGATCAAAATGGGGAGGCGGCGGAGAAGACTTGGGATgtgaatttagggttttataatCCACAATAAGAAGGTAAATTTATAGGAGAGAATAAAAGAGAGTAATGTGGACTCTAAGACCTCTTTAATGCCCCACTTACATCAACATTGCAACTAGTTCCTGTTATTCTTATTTGAGTAAGCTACAAATTCTTCCCTGTGCTCAATCAGTGGTATTGGACTTTGTCCAAAAGATTCAAAATGCACAAATTGGGTCTAAAATAGTTTCAAAAGCACAATCAAAAGTCCATCCACGATTTGCATTGATGATCAGGGCCATGGTCAGGCATCTTATGTGCAAAGGTTAAAAGCTGAAGGGcatttttttcaaccttttaaaCTTGAGTAACTAGCCTAATGTGGTTCTTAAACTGGAGTATAAAGCCTAAAGGGGAAATGAAAGTCATTtcttaaacttattatttttatggaGCTCGCATGTAGAGAAAAAGCATGTCATGCAAATCAAAACTGCATACTTGTTAATGAATACGCAGAAGTGTTGTCAAAGGCGAGCGCctcttgcgcctaggcgcaaaagGCGGGCGAGGCGCACTTCCAGCGCCTGAAACCCTAGGCCCAAGTCGACCATGAAAAAGGCAGTCAACGACGGTTAACTGTGGTGGTCAATGGCGGTCAAaatggtcaaatgggtcaagattCGACCAAATCATTCAAGATTCGGCCAAATCGTGGCTAGATCTAACGTATACCGGCCAAAATGAGTGACCATAGTCGTTTAAGAAGATTAAAGAAGAGagtgaaaatataaaatggtgggaagaaaaattatgtttttttatatatgtttgtaatagtctaataatttgaagtttttggttgaaaagtttatattgTTCGAatgatatttggttttataactgacatctgattttttttactattatttttcactatatataaattttttatattcatttacTTAGTGCGTTTTTTTTTCCGGGCGTGCGCttttttgcgcctctcgccCTATTTggggtctttgcgctttgaggtcgccttcgcttttgacaacCATGATACACAGTAATAAATAACTAGTTCCTAGATAGCACAGTGTTATCTTTTCATAATCCAATGCGGATGTGAAATAATAGTAACACCCAATGTCGTCTTccatgggttttgggtcccaatacctcgacggtgtatgggggaggttgacatgtagacagccttacctcTACTTACTTACCTAGGTCTATCAGAGACCATTGCCCTCAAAATGTTATGTTTCACATATAGTATGTCTATTATATCAAGTTTGTGTCAGACCGACCATCTTTCTTAGTTGCTGACTTATGATAAAACTGgtcaataaaattataaaaaccaTGTAAAGTAGCTGATACAACACCTCAGTATTCAACAAGAGATCTATATTGTATAAATACTTGATATATATCTCCTGTAGAACACAGAGAGGTCGTGTCAGTAGCATATCACTCATCAGTCCTTATTGAGAAAAATAAGCCTAAGCTGTTCAAAAGTGCAACCCTTATTTTTCAGGAGCACAATGCAAAAGAAGTTACCAAACATCCCATCTAGTGCTACTCAAGCATGAATATGCTGTTCTGTACCTTCTCTAAAAAGATGTAGCAGCAAGGATGCTTCACATTAGATAACAGAAAATACAAACATAGATTCATATAATTAAACTTGCGAtaactttttttcaaaacttcggaaaaaacaaaaacactaaCACTTGCACAGACAAATGGGGAAACATGACTAATACAGAGGCATGGGGCATAATTGATTAACAGTTATAACTAAAAGATCTTCCCAGCCAAAGAAATGGTGCATGGGGGCAGAAATGTTACATGAAAGATTAGAAAAACATTTGAATTATATTAAGCTTAGCTTACAGTTACAGCTTATATGAACAATAAAGTATTTGAAAGTGATAACTTATATGAAGAATGAAGTTTCTAAATTTACAGTGGAACAGTCGTCGCTAAAAGGCCTCTTCAAAGGTGATAATGGTCTCCGCCAAGTAATACGCTTTAAATACATAGCCAGCAAGCAAGCAAATAGTCAGGAATTTAAGTTTCTGTAAGTACGAAATTACAGAGTAACCGACACGATGCATACATTATTCTTCTTTATGATCTTAACTATACACAGATCTGTTAGGAACTCGGGTCTAATtattaacacacacacacaaattgaAATCTGGAAAttacaagaaaataaagaacacgaagatttaacgtggtatctcTCACGGGGGGCAACTAGGGTTTTACTTTTATTGAGTGATAATTAAACATGTACAAGAGATAGGTATTTATAGGCTACGTAATTAGGGATTAAAGCTTTTTCCCCAAGTAAACTAAGACCGTCTTAAACTTTAATCAGGGCCTGTGCACAGCAGCCCATCTAATAAGGCCTACTGCCTTTTATCAAGTTCTGGAACATGGCAGCCTAGTTGGGCCTAAGACAACATACGGCTAACAAGATCACCTTAGTTATCCAGGATCTATTCTCATCAAAGagcaaacaaacaaacatgatATATCTTGACCCTgcatttgaaataaaataacattaaagcaAGCTATTACCTGAGCAGATTTCGATTTGAACCATAGCGCCTTCCTGGTCAGCATAACTTAGTGAACTACCTAATTTCAACTTCAGTTTCTTCAACTTTTTCTCAATATTTTCTTCTGTATCTCGCAACTTTGACATAGAAATTTCCAAGTTCAATTTCCTTTTATGTACATAACCGTTCTCATTCAAACTCCCTTGCTCCTGTTTCTAATACACCCCTCCTCATTAACCCCCTACCTTTCCAATCACCAACTTCCCACACATCGTTTTCTCAAACTTCCAATTCAAAGCACTCATATCAATGTTTGATAACTGTAGCAGCAGTTTGTAATATGCCTAAACATCCGAACCAcctctttccttttctttttcttcatcttctacaACCTCCCTCCTTGCCCTCATCTCTCTATTAACTTTTCGTGTACCACCCAAAGTCCACGGGAACACAATCTTAACCAACATCAATTTATTTCACACATGCATTTTGCAGCTCAGTAGAAGGTTATGTCTATCTAACCTATTTTACGCTCTTTCCGAGCACACGCTTCAAAAGAATTCTCTTGTATTGCAGGAGAATAATGGGCGGTCTAGATCCGGTTCATACTCCTACCGCTCCATTTTCCCTTCCCCTGCAGCGTTTCAGAACCTCAAGTAGAATACAAATTACCTCTTTTCCATCTTTTATGTTTGGTGTGATAGGAATGTGAAAGCCTCTGGAGCTACGGAGGTGGTTGAACCATTTAGATGACGATTTGGCAGTGGATGCTGGTTATGGAAGAAAATAGTGACTGTAAGTAGCTATGATTTATACTTGCTCTCTCCCTGAAGTGGATGTGGAAAAGCGGGCGCTAATGCAAGGAAAGGAGGTGTTGTTCGTCCACTTCTGCTCCAGCTGAGAAATGACCTTGTAGTCAGAGGAAACTCAAACATCCGATATGACGCGGTGGAGTTTTGTAAAGTGGCTTGGAGAGAGAAGATTTGGCAGATATAATTATCATGCTCAGTGTTCATTGACGGGAAGAAAAAGGTAGATTCATCGGTTACAAggatgaaacaaaaaaaagagtTGGTACACGTGGACTCTTACACCTCGTTCATCCAGCTTCATTTTCTCCtttccttatctttttctttcatcATCCTTGCAACGCTTATCCACAACATTTATGTTGACTTAAAAATTAAGTATTTGTCACTCTAAAGTTGAGATACAACGAATGTACCAAATTCTTTTGAATACACATTTAATACATTCTTTATTTCTCAA includes the following:
- the LOC122585262 gene encoding uncharacterized protein LOC122585262 isoform X2 — protein: MSSPIWTIAQTSNWLRRLHASKGFPDTDDTDLEGFLSGLYKHVDRDLAPTVTRNDLDKSADSAMRGFNDVFSELTENTKRNLRNSDKISWSFPLKWTVKRRRTVKKVNQDLKIALFPLARTLKRKRTVREVNRERKSGEHVKVEEKGDLDLSGSLKTEVTIIDTSNRSWISEKTLYRRKNVWEVGDKKGKSLMSGDNIITNKSLIHNGDGDVWKKFQPCSSLKSWAAAERGDIKKKRGQLRNSSVSTGKALQCSEGT